One segment of Streptomyces sp. NBC_00576 DNA contains the following:
- a CDS encoding S1 family peptidase, whose amino-acid sequence MKHRRISGRRVTVAGAGIVALVAAGVTFQSANASEVAKTAEPKALSVLAAGKIASTLDRDLGADVAGTYYDAKAKNLVVNVLDEAAAKAVESAGARARLVENSVAELDSARTTLKQDATIPGTSWAVDPTANKVVVTADRTVSSAEWTKLTKVVDGLGGTAELQRTKGEFRTFVAGGDAITGSGGRCSLGFNVVKGGEPYFLTAGHCTEAISTWSDSSGVIGENESSSFPGNDYGLVKYTADVAHPSQVNLYNGSSQRITGAASATVGQSVTRSGSTTQVHSGTVTGLNATVNYGNGDIVNGLIQTDVCAEPGDSGGSLFSGSSAIGLTSGGSGDCSSGGETFFQPVTEALSATGTQIG is encoded by the coding sequence TTGAAGCACCGACGCATATCAGGGCGCCGTGTCACCGTGGCAGGAGCGGGCATCGTCGCGCTCGTCGCCGCGGGAGTGACCTTCCAGAGTGCGAACGCGAGTGAGGTCGCCAAGACCGCGGAACCCAAGGCCCTTTCGGTCCTGGCGGCCGGAAAGATCGCCTCGACGCTCGACAGGGACCTCGGCGCCGACGTCGCGGGAACGTACTACGACGCGAAGGCAAAGAATCTCGTCGTCAACGTGCTCGACGAAGCGGCGGCCAAGGCCGTCGAGTCGGCCGGCGCCCGGGCTCGGCTCGTCGAGAACTCCGTCGCCGAACTCGACAGCGCCCGTACGACCCTGAAGCAGGACGCGACCATCCCCGGCACCTCGTGGGCGGTCGACCCGACGGCCAACAAGGTCGTCGTCACCGCCGACCGCACGGTCTCCTCGGCCGAGTGGACCAAGCTCACCAAGGTCGTCGACGGACTCGGCGGCACGGCCGAACTCCAGCGCACGAAGGGGGAGTTCAGGACCTTCGTGGCCGGCGGCGACGCGATCACCGGCAGCGGTGGCCGCTGCTCGCTCGGCTTCAACGTCGTCAAGGGCGGCGAGCCGTACTTCCTGACCGCCGGGCACTGCACCGAGGCGATCTCGACGTGGTCGGACTCGTCCGGCGTGATCGGCGAGAACGAGTCGTCCAGCTTCCCCGGCAACGACTACGGCCTGGTCAAGTACACGGCCGACGTCGCCCACCCGAGCCAGGTCAACCTCTACAACGGCAGCTCCCAGCGGATCACCGGCGCGGCCTCGGCCACCGTCGGCCAGTCGGTGACCCGCAGCGGTTCCACGACCCAGGTGCACTCCGGCACGGTCACCGGTCTGAACGCGACCGTGAACTACGGCAACGGCGACATCGTCAACGGGCTCATCCAGACCGACGTCTGCGCCGAGCCCGGTGACAGTGGAGGCTCGCTGTTCTCGGGCAGCAGTGCGATCGGCCTCACCTCCGGCGGCAGCGGCGACTGCAGCTCGGGCGGGGAGACCTTCTTCCAGCCGGTCACGGAGGCGCTGTCGGCCACCGGTACGCAGATCGGCTGA